From Patagioenas fasciata isolate bPatFas1 chromosome 23, bPatFas1.hap1, whole genome shotgun sequence:
CACTGCCCGGAGATGTTTTTCAAGTCATAGTCATGATATTCTTTGGACTAAATCAGGTTGCAGTATCTATCTGCCTAGCGCTGTCCTAGAGGAGAGTCCCCCTGggagagatggatggatggatggatggatggagggatggatggatggaggaatGGAGGGATGGATCTTCAGAGAAAACCACGGTGAGGTCTTCTCTCTTCCACTGTCTCATTAACCCCTATGTCAGCTGGAGTTTATCAATAATGGGGTGTTTACATTGTTCAACCAAACCCAAATTCCCTCTTCCCTGTGAACAGCTGGGCATGGCTACAGCTCCACCGGTGGGATGGTTACCATGAGGTGGGAGAGTTTCAGTgatgctgtccctgctgcctttTGGAAATACAGTAGGAAAATGCCTGATTCCAGGTGGGATGAAAGGTAGGAAGTGAATGAGAGCAGATTCAACTGTAATTTGAAAAAGCCTGGCCTGTTACCAGCTGCTCCTGTAAATCTGGTTTCCctcctcccagcagcagcccagatAATTTCTGTTCTGCTCGTAAACACCTGTCCTTTGTTTAACATCCCTTGTGCCATGGGATCCTACCCCAGCACCTGAATTCCCGGGTGGAAAGCTCTCTAGCTGAGCAAACAAACCATGCCAGGTGAACAAGTGTGTACTGATAATAGCATATATTGCAGGGAGCAGCTCTGAtctgctgcagtgctgcaggaACCATAAAAGTCCAAGCAAAGCGGGTTTGTCCGATACCTCTGTAATACAAATTTCGTTAGTTCTCGGAACACCGCATTATGCTGGGAGAAGGGCTTTAAAAGCAAACTGTTTTCTTCCTTATGATTCTTTCAATTCTCTTTCATCAGGGCCAGTTCTAATGACTGAAGGGCCTCACTGGAAGTAAAAACTCAGGCAGAGCTGAGCAAGGAAGGTTTCTCTTTTGTATGGGAAGAGATGTATAAGGGTACAAGCCAGGACGGTCTCGTTCTCTTAGAGCTCTCACTTCAGAAGCCAGACAAGCAAAGATGGAGATTTAAGAATGATGGTTATTGAAGAACACATCTGCATCTGACATCATTATGGTTGTTGTATTTAAGCACAACAGGATCAGCAAAATCCTCCACCGAGATTAAGGCTCCTTTGTGCGAGGTAGCTGCAATCAAGGCTTCTTGCCATAAGAAGCTTATGATGTACAGATAAATGAGAGAATAACAGCAGGAAAAAGAGGCCCAGGGAGAGAACTGGTCAGGATAAGCAGAGAACTGGTCCATGGCAGAGAGCAGAACCTGATCCGATGCTGCTCCCGTTCGGCCTCTTTGCTGTGTCTGACCTTAAACCTACATCCATTGcctgggtgcagggattttgtgCATGAGGAATTTATTTTTAGCCTTTCcaaagtctcttttttttccttcccatctcTGCCAGCCACATCCTCTCCTTTTTCTGAACGAAACACACTTATTTTACCTGGTTGGTCAGATGAACAGTCAGATCATCAGAAGCCGCATCGTAATCGACACAGGTCAGCCGGACATAACCCTGGGCGAAGAATAACACGTACGGGGCCGTGCAGGCGATGAGGAGGTAGGAGCGGACATCGAACTTCTTCCCTTccaggagcagcggctgctgaATGTACCTGCCAGGGCAGAATGACAACCGGTGTCACCTACACGTCACCGCGATACAGGACAATTCAGAGCTCACACCAAACCCTGCAGCCGCTCATCTAAATCACAGAATTGAGCTGTTTGTCCCTTTTTTAACACTGGTTTTaagggagcagcagcagagggcgcatctaggagaggatagaaatgcCCAGAACTCCTCTGGGGAGGAACAGAAGCTGTGCAGTCTAGGGGGCAGGAGATAATTAAAGATTTACTAATATTTACTGGAGAATATACAGAGTTTATGTCTGAACACAAAGAGCCCTTCATACAGCACCAGTGCTTTTATTGCCAGAGTGATGCAACCTGGGAATTGTTTCCCTCTATCATCAAAGGTCGCTGGATGTCTGTAGAAATAACAAGGATATGCTGTTAAAACAGTCAATGCCAATAGCAGATTTCAAAGGAATATGGAGCCTTGTTCTTCAGAgcgtcttttccttcttttttctgctGTTCTTATCCTTTGCAAAACATTCTGGTGATTACATGGTCTATATTCTACAAAGAACAACCTGCATGTTTGCaaggaataaaaaataaaccaaccccaACCCAAAGTTTTAGTGACCTATTGATTGAGGTCTAGACTTTTGCAGCATTAAGGCACAGAATATATTTGAGAGGCTTTTTCAGATTGCATGGAACAGATATTGCAGCTGTACAATTTGTAACATGCTGCCTTTGTCTAAGGAGCTGGGATAACATCTAATTCAAATTGCTTTGCACCAGGTTTTACGTATAGAAATGTGTATATTTATGTATAGAGCTGCAGCATCTGCCCTTTTGAAAGTCATCCTGAAATTTCCAGACAGAGGTAAACTCAGATCTTTCTGATGACAAAGATCTGCCTTGAAATGAGTGAAGCGCAGATGCGAGACAGACTAACCAGAGAAACATCCTCCGTCCCACAGAATGAAGTCTCACAGGTCGATGAGATGTGGGGTAACCACATTAAATACCTAGGGAACAATTCAGCTCCCTGCGGCCGGTCTGCTTAATCAAGCACACTACTTGCATGTTAATTCTCAGGCTTTCATTCCTACCTTTGCACGATTCTTGCCTGGGGAACCTTGTAGGGCATCTTCTTGCTGAGCAGATGTTCCTCAGCGCTGAGGAGCTTGGCTTGGAGGGTATGGACAGCAGCGGCGTTCTTGAGCAGGAAAATTCCTCGCCCTTGGTTGGAGCAACTTGGTTTGCAGATCCAGATCTGTTCTTCCTCTGTTACGGTAATGTGTGTGGCATGAAGCTGCTCACATgaacatatgtgtgtgtatgtacatacacGCGCCTATAGATACCAATTATTGTCACTGCGTATACTTTGATGAACATTTCAGAGGATTACATAGCTATTTAAATTGATTGCCACCGTGGTTAAGACAGCTCACCTTTACAAAGCCCAAAAAAGGCATTTCTCTCATCTTTTAAGTCCAGGCGAAAAGATTCTGGGAAGAATTCTTCCATCTTCAGTAACCTACGGGAGAATCAAATCCAGATTGAAAACCCCATCCAACATGTTCattcctctgttcctttcagaaaggACGATTGCAAGGAGGAACTtcagaaatggcttttttttcctgcttgtgtgTTTCTTGTATGTTTTTCCTGAGCTACCTCATCCCATAAGCTTTCAAGAATATATGTTAACCTTAAGGCATTCTTCATGCACTCAGTGTTTTTGAGGTGGCTGAAGGGAACCATGGTATGGGATTGCCATTTGGTTTTTGGTAGATCCATaataaagaagaagaaacagcaataaCCTTATATTTACATTGCTTAGGGCACAAGAAGTAGGACAATGTACCCAAAAGTGGGGAATGACTGTGACTGTTGTCTTTGGGTAACCTGGCACTCTTGTAAGTCCAGACAtagagaaagaagaaattctgCCTCTGATGTTTGTACTTCTGGAAGAAAAGTGATTTTTCTAGAAGATAAGAAAGAAATAAACCCCCATATACTTTATATCCTGTGCTGTTATGCATCCAGAAGAAACTGGTCCGTTGTTTATGTGTTCTCGCTTTCTGTTGGCGTTTCTGGTCAAGGTCCAAAGAGCTGAGGGCTCTTACTTGGCATTAGAGCTCCGGCTGATCTTTTTTGTTGTCCGCTCTTGCTCTCTCAGGCAGCACAAAAGCCCAATCTTACTGGTGAGGACTCCATTGTTGGGAATCTGGTAGAGAAGCTGTTCACCTGTATGAGAATAAAATAACAGTCCCAAGTTCTCGAGTTTTTCCCACTCCCTCTCCCACCTGGGGCCCACGGGCATCTCTACCTTCTTTGAAACGGCAATAGGTCTTTCGGCACTTGGTTTCGCACCATTTCAGAGCATAATCCTCTCTTCTGTTGTCATAGATccgctgccagcctctgctctggCAATAGATGCTCACTCTGCATATGGAAAACCAAACAGCAAAGTATTATCCCTCCTATTAACAAATGCTTAATTAGCTCCTATCCCTTGAACTCCTAATAAGTAAAGAGAACTTCTGATCTGACAGTTTTTCTTGGACATAAATCTGTTCTTATTTTCCGCTTGTTTTACATTTGGCACAACAGAGCGTTGATCTACAACAGTGGTTCCCAGCTCTAGTGCTGACAGCCCCAGCAGAGAAACTGTCATCAAACAAATAGGAGTATTTTGTTTCTGTACAAAGATAGAGTGGTTTGCTGCTTTGCCACAGCTCGCCTTCCAGTGGATGCTTTCCATTGGAATTTTCTTTAAATGGTTCCCACTCCAAAAAGACAGCAATCAAAGGAAAATTATGTGAGGCCAATGGATAATGGATAATATTGTGTGACTTCATATAAGGCCATTCTACTTTTTATATGAGTCTGCTGAGAGGATCTACTTACAGCTCAGCTCCATTGGATCCACCAATATAAAAATATGGTCCTGGTCCCGCTGGTGCTTTTTGTGTCTCTTCTTCTGGTTGTTTTTCTTGAGGACGTGCCTCACCATCTGTTCCGTTCTCACTTGgcttggctctgtcaagctccactTCAGAACTGGTACAAGTAGCTGCAAAATTGGAAACTGAGAAACTTCAGATGACCTGGAATCTTCTCCATAAAATCCATAGCTAGGAAGACGGCTGTTACAGAAGGACATTCTGTAAGGTAAAGGCCTGCTTTATTTTGAATACAGTTGCTGGTAAAGGACTTTGAAAGGGCAAACCATATGGTTTCAGACGTGGCATCTGATGCACTGATGTCATCAGCCTCAAAACCATCGCTGGGTTTACCATCTCTTGGTCTTTTTTGGCAAGAAAGTTCTGTTGGTTGGTAACTCACCAGACTCACCTCTGCCAGCTGAGGAGGATCCAGCCCCGTGTTGCATCATGGATGGGGTGTCCTCTTTCCTCCCGGTTGGCACAAAAGCCATCTCTGCCCAGCCTGCAAAAGGGAACGGCATCGTCAGCCTGAGCCGTGGGTGAGCTGAGAAGATCCACAAggtgtatttttctctttgttatcATAGGTGCCATTTTTCACCATCTGCTAAAGTTCCTTCATTTCTTCAGCATCTTTATCTTGACATAGTTCTTTAGCTGGGAATATAGAGGCTCTACTTTCTATCCACGGCTTCTTATTCACTCCAAATATCATTATACAGGTGCAAATAGCTGTTTAGCTTACAAGTTGACACTGCTGTTGTCAGATGATAAAAAATGGCTTCAGAATCTGAGTGGTAAATCTCTCTGTACCACATCTTCGCAGGGATTAGAGAGGCATTCTGTACAGCCACAGCTTCGTGCCTTTTAGCCCCTTTTTTCTGGGGTTAACCCCATATCTTAAGCTAACAAAAAAACAGTAATAGAAATTCAAACCTTGGCTGGGAAGTTTCTAAATACTTCAGCAGAGCTTTAGCTGCGCTCTGCCCTACCTCCCATTGGCAGAACTTGCTCTTGACTCCTAGTCAGGCCATAACCACCTTCTAAAGGGACAAACCATCCCGTGACCGAGCAGGTTTTGCTCCGGGAGAGCTGTAGGTTGGTTGCTGGAGATCAGTGGGTTCACAACAGCAAGTGGAGGCTCAGATTCCGTTTGGGAGGGTCAGAAATCCTTCAGCGCTACAGACGCGGGCTGGTCCCCTGGCAACAGCTGCCTGGCTACTGCCGGGGATCACGCTGGGGTTCTGCTCTTAAAAATGCGTGTTCTTAGGTAAATCCGCCCCACGGCAGCGATGCGGGAGGGCTGTGAGCAAACCACTGCGTGTGTCTCAGAGCAGAATGGACGAACAGGAAAACAGGACGATCAGTTTTCTGAGCCTGCCGTTCGGCGCGTTGCTGCTCCCTTGAGTGTTAGAGGTTCGCCTCTGCCGGAGACACCCCCACTGCTCGTTCTGCTCCAAATAGCAAAGCCCAATTTCATTCTTGATCACTGACAGATTCAAAAGGTGAAAATCTATCTATtcaatataatatatatatatatggatatagCATATATTCATATATAACACAGTTTTCCTTTCCAAGGCAGAACTTGCAAAGCTCAGGACTTTGTTAGTGCCGAGTGCTGGAGCTGATCCAGGAGTCTGAGAATTCGAGGATgagcacagaaaagaaacaactcCATATTTTCGGGTGTTTCCTCAAAACTTCATTCTTACCAAACGAAGCGGCTCCATTGCCAGTTCCATGACTATTCCAAACATTTCAAGACTTTGACAAATCGCTATTTCCATAACAGCCTCTCCTCCCTCgcgtttttgttttcattagacCATTTGCTACCAGAGTGTAATGAAAAGGGGCTAAAAGAATGGGGCCTTGATGTTTGTTTTTAGGCAGCCACTGTGTGCTCCCAAACTGGAAATAATAAAGGATTTTGACACTTACGGAGCCTCAGTTGAAAATATAAAGATAGAAAGGCCTATTTATGTAGCCTTAAGTATAGATTTTTCTGTCCTTGAGATGCAGGAGTAAAAAataaggtgattttttttaatgatctcaGCTGATATGCACAAAGAGTGGGTCACCTCCATAGTTAACCTCAGAAGATGAAGTTTGTGAAGGTCTGTGCTTAATTTCAGGCTCTCACGCTTCCAGCTGCAGACACAATGGGTCGATTATTGACCCAGATGAGATGCTAAGGAGAGAGATCCCCTTGCAGAGAACACACACAGCTCCTCATGGTTCAAACCACGAGGGAGGGAAGATGAAAACCCAGCAGTGTTTTCCGGTGTGGTAACTCCCCCACCTAAAAGTGAAGGGAAAAGTCAATGGCGGGTGGAACTTGGCTGCGATTCCACCTCTCCGGGTTGGCCCTGTGTCCTCCAGTATGGCCGAGTTGATGTGAATGCCCTGGCACTGCTCCCCAGGGACACCGTGACCTTCCAGAACGTTCTCTGGGTTTTCTTGGTGGATCACAATGCCTGGGATCAGCTCCAGGCCTTGTGAACCTTGCGTTACCTTCACCCTCCCCGGGTGACCTCCCATGGCCAACCCACCCAACCTCACCTCCCCGGCCCCGTGTCGCAACCGCCGGGCTGCAAATACTCTCGGCAAACGTTACACCCTCTAGGAAATATTGCCTCATTGTCGGGGAAGGGGAGAGGCTGGTTACGGAGCTAAAGGAGGCATTTCATTCACACATTAATACGTGCGCTTCGGGTTTCCTCTGCGTGCTGAGGACTGAGATGTGCCTTGGAGAATTACCGGAGTTAGATGTGTATTTGCCCTTGTGTTTTGAGATACTAACATGAgctattttaaatgcattttggaCACttatttccccctcctttttcaCTTGGAATCTCTGGTAATTCAAAGAACGCCGCAGGTTTTCCTTtctcaggaggagctggaagggaCATTCCTCACCTCTCCCTCTTTAAGTGATGCCTGCAGGGCCTCTAAAAACCGAGTTCTGCAGAATTTGGCCAATAGGTTTCAAAGTCATTAGAGTAAGAAACGACAAAGTGACTGTGTAATCCTAATTATCTCGGAAAACCAGGCTCAGAGAATAACATGCAATAGAAAAGAACGTGTGTTATCAGCACAAGTAAAGCACCAGAAAGCACCATCTCCCCTGGATTGTGCAGGAAAGACGCTGTGAGGGACAGGAAAACTCATACTCCTCTAGACTTTGTTTTCTCACTGATATTTACATGTTGCAGACTTTAACAATAATGGATAATTATTAATTGCTTTGATAAGTTTATTAAACAACACGGATTTGAGGTGCGGTCCCCACCCAGTATCAAGCTGCAACCATGGCTTGTGGAGTTTTATTTCAGTAATAAAGGGAAGGAATGGGCAGCATGATGTGTATCAGCGTTTCCAGAGCAGCTTATCAGCCCGTCCCATGGAAATTAATGATTAAACCCAAATTCTGAAACAAAGGCAGAAGAAGACAAACCCTCTGGGTTCAAACATGGAACCTCATTCTTTTTTTGGCTGGCTGCTGGGTTCGCACTGAGGTTGCTCAAAGCCACCGGTTGTGGAAGGTTCGGCACAAATGCCCATTTCATGTAAACCCATCAGGTTGTACTGACGCGTGTCCTCTTTCAAAAATGGTTCCTTGCAGGATCCGCAGCTGCTCAAGCCTGGACCTGCCCCTCGGGTGCCTCCGGGGCTCCGAAATGATGCGATCTGCCCTCCTTGGGAAGGTGAGAGGGA
This genomic window contains:
- the TTLL10 gene encoding inactive polyglycylase TTLL10 isoform X1; this translates as MKVDCVVLVLWVFFFAFDVDWREQQVALTHPDSGIQIQEEHIYIQEGTWTPPHLMELNRSIAPSGWAEMAFVPTGRKEDTPSMMQHGAGSSSAGRATCTSSEVELDRAKPSENGTDGEARPQEKQPEEETQKAPAGPGPYFYIGGSNGAELVSIYCQSRGWQRIYDNRREDYALKWCETKCRKTYCRFKEGEQLLYQIPNNGVLTSKIGLLCCLREQERTTKKISRSSNAKLLKMEEFFPESFRLDLKDERNAFFGLCKEEEQIWICKPSCSNQGRGIFLLKNAAAVHTLQAKLLSAEEHLLSKKMPYKVPQARIVQRYIQQPLLLEGKKFDVRSYLLIACTAPYVLFFAQGYVRLTCVDYDAASDDLTVHLTNQYMQKQNSLYSQLKDETVWRMEHFNSYVNEKFGKTSGLPKDWVLTVFTKRMQQIMLQCFLAAKHKLDRKLGYFDLIGCDFLIDENFKVWLLEMNANPALHTGCRVLSDTIPAVVHESLDLVLEVFHKCLKGRSVLPLETLCRFVLLYHEDAAEIRRTLGTGPCTGRFLRPRTTGTGPLKTPTNSSKKLHHSRKKDSRKNHQQSVLTAPHMVPPLFHGKTL
- the TTLL10 gene encoding inactive polyglycylase TTLL10 isoform X3, which produces MAFVPTGRKEDTPSMMQHGAGSSSAGRATCTSSEVELDRAKPSENGTDGEARPQEKQPEEETQKAPAGPGPYFYIGGSNGAELVSIYCQSRGWQRIYDNRREDYALKWCETKCRKTYCRFKEGEQLLYQIPNNGVLTSKIGLLCCLREQERTTKKISRSSNAKLLKMEEFFPESFRLDLKDERNAFFGLCKEEEQIWICKPSCSNQGRGIFLLKNAAAVHTLQAKLLSAEEHLLSKKMPYKVPQARIVQRYIQQPLLLEGKKFDVRSYLLIACTAPYVLFFAQGYVRLTCVDYDAASDDLTVHLTNQYMQKQNSLYSQLKDETVWRMEHFNSYVNEKFGKTSGLPKDWVLTVFTKRMQQIMLQCFLAAKHKLDRKLGYFDLIGCDFLIDENFKVWLLEMNANPALHTGCRVLSDTIPAVVHESLDLVLEVFHKCLKGRSVLPLETLCRFVLLYHEDAAEIRRTLGTGPCTGRFLRPRTTGTGPLKTPTNSSKKLHHSRKKDSRKNHQQSVLTAPHMVPPLFHGKTL
- the TTLL10 gene encoding inactive polyglycylase TTLL10 isoform X2, giving the protein MKVDCVVLVLWVFFFAFDVDWREQVALTHPDSGIQIQEEHIYIQEGTWTPPHLMELNRSIAPSGWAEMAFVPTGRKEDTPSMMQHGAGSSSAGRATCTSSEVELDRAKPSENGTDGEARPQEKQPEEETQKAPAGPGPYFYIGGSNGAELVSIYCQSRGWQRIYDNRREDYALKWCETKCRKTYCRFKEGEQLLYQIPNNGVLTSKIGLLCCLREQERTTKKISRSSNAKLLKMEEFFPESFRLDLKDERNAFFGLCKEEEQIWICKPSCSNQGRGIFLLKNAAAVHTLQAKLLSAEEHLLSKKMPYKVPQARIVQRYIQQPLLLEGKKFDVRSYLLIACTAPYVLFFAQGYVRLTCVDYDAASDDLTVHLTNQYMQKQNSLYSQLKDETVWRMEHFNSYVNEKFGKTSGLPKDWVLTVFTKRMQQIMLQCFLAAKHKLDRKLGYFDLIGCDFLIDENFKVWLLEMNANPALHTGCRVLSDTIPAVVHESLDLVLEVFHKCLKGRSVLPLETLCRFVLLYHEDAAEIRRTLGTGPCTGRFLRPRTTGTGPLKTPTNSSKKLHHSRKKDSRKNHQQSVLTAPHMVPPLFHGKTL